A single window of Hylaeus volcanicus isolate JK05 chromosome 8, UHH_iyHylVolc1.0_haploid, whole genome shotgun sequence DNA harbors:
- the LOC128880789 gene encoding clustered mitochondria protein homolog — protein MTLGAQIEASTENGSMKIPLLNGNEDQTTTGMKQVMEETGSISTTMKTIVEKGEVEATKEEGSEKEKEKEKNNDKSEKEADSDKDKDGANEQEVVFIQDMGFTVKIVSPGAEPFDIQVSSMELVQEIHQLLMDREDTCHRTCFSLQLDGNTLDNFAELKNIEGLKEGSIIKVVEEPYTMREARIHVRHVRDLLKSVDPADAYNGVECSSLSFLNVVTNGDILEKKKSRADSVDCTPPDYIIPGCKDRPLLPLQPQAKEQKCPPCLKVLTTSGWNPPPGHRKLHGDLLYLHVVTLEDKQYYLTACARGFFVNQSTKEVFNPKPATPSHLCHSLIELLNQLSPAFKRGFAAMQRRRTQRHPFERVATPYQLYAWSAPQIEHTIDAIRAEDTFSSKLGYEEHIPGQTRDWNEELQTTRELPRKNLPERLLRERAIFKVHSDFVAAATRGAVAVIDGNVMAINPGEEAKMQMFIWNNIFFSLGFDVRDHYKELGGDAAAFVAPRNDLQGVRVYAAVDLPGLYTLGTVVIDYRGYRVTAQSIIPGILEREQEQSVVYGSIDFGKTVLTHPKYLELLNKAGQQLKILPHKVINDAGEEIELCSSVECKGIIGNDSRHYVLDLLRTFPPDVNFLKLEGVELTKEARALGFPIEHKHRLACLRQELIDSFVEARYIQFIKHTALNLQQITSVKIVQKEKETTAKEDKKEETNAIAMDSNKEDSTQSLIEADEAKKIVESITDSITGGEKQELEESTKEIVRRAASAVGSLREAEFDVRFNPDVFSPGVRHPDSNGPALKRQKQLVQDAADFLLTAQIPTFIRECLDHTAAAMDGSTLVEALHGRGINVRYLGKLAAMLAAVPQLQYLNRIAVSELVLRSAKHIFTFYMQGTELMSLSAAISHFLNCLLSSAQIIHPQQNLEELQSKTAKRRNKRKGRNNGPQQSEVEWASLTPKSLWQQIKADLKGYYDWETPSPESLDATIDHFNLQKISLLRGFCIKTGIQILLREYNFENKNRATFFEEDILNIFPVVKHINPRASDAYNFYTTGQSKIQQGYLKDGYELISEALNLLNNVYGAMHPEIAQCLRMLARLNYIMGDHGEALATQQKAVLMSERVNGIDHPYTITEYIHLALYSFANGQVTVSLRLLYRARYLALLVCGEDHPEVALLDSNISLILHAVGEYELSLRFLEHALALNLRYHGPRSLKVAVSYHLVARTQSCMGDFRAALNNEKETYAIYKQQLGEDHEKTKESSDCLRHLTQQAVVLQKKMNEIYTGKSGVSLPPIQVQPPSMGSVLDMLNVINGILFVQISQQDIENFKAEIEKRQKEQTPDGDIKAIQNENKKNEIENKKDEKENKKLEKNIEAQQVETKKLEESKTTLEPVVVAES, from the exons ATGACACTGGGTGCACAAATCGAGGCCTCCACAGAAAACGGGAGCATGAAAATCCCTCTACTGAACGGCAATGAAGATCAGACGACTACTG GTATGAAGCAAGTCATGGAGGAAACAGGAAGCATAAGCACAACCATGAAGACCATTGTCGAGAAGGGTGAAGTCGAAGCCACAAAAGAGGAAGGAagcgagaaagaaaaggaaaaagaaaaaaataatgataaaagtGAAAAGGAAGCAGATAGCGACAAGGATAAAGATGGTGCAAATGAGCAAGAAGTTGTTTTCATTCAAGATATGGGATTTACTGTTAAAATTGTTAGTCCAGGAGCAGAGCCTTTCGATATTCAAGTATCCAGTATGGAGCTTGTACAG GAAATTCATCAATTACTTATGGATCGCGAAGACACCTGTCACCGCACTTGTTTCTCTCTTCAACTCGATGGTAATACATTGGATAACTTTGCCGAGCTGAAGAACATCGAGGGTTTGAAAGAAGGTTCGATAATTAAAGTCGTGGAGGAGCCGTACACGATGCGGGAAGCCCGCATACACGTTCGACACGTACGAGATTTATTGAAGAGCGTAGATCCTGCAGACGCTTATAATGGTGTCGAATGTAGCAGTTTATCGTTCCTGAACGTTGTCACTAATGGCGACATCcttgagaaaaagaaaagcaggGCAGATTCGGTCGACTGTACGCCACCGGATTATATTATACCCGGATGTAAAGATAGGCCTTTGTTACCCCTACAACCGCAAGCCAAGGAACAGAAATGTCCTCCATGTTTGAAA GTTCTAACAACATCTGGATGGAATCCTCCACCCGGCCACAGGAAGCTTCATGGTGATTTGCTATATTTACATGTGGTAACCTTAGAGGACaagcaatattatttaactGCATGTGCTAGGGGTTTTTTCGTCAATCAATCGACGAAAGAAGTGTTCAATCCGAAACCAGCAACTCCAAGTCATCTATGTCATAGTTTAATCGAACTACTGAATCAGCTCAGTCCAGCATTTAAACGAGGTTTTGCCGCTATGCAAAGAAGGAGGACACAGAGGCATCCTTTCGAAAGAGTCGCTACACCTTATCAGCTTTACGCGTGGAGTGCGCCTCAGATTGAACATACGATTGATGCGATACGCGCCGAAGACA CTTTCTCTTCCAAGTTGGGCTACGAAGAACACATCCCCGGACAAACTCGGGATTGGAACGAGGAATTGCAAACAACGAGAGAGTTACCCCGTAAAAATTTACCCGAAAGACTACTTAGAGAACGTGCtatttttaaa gTTCACAGTGATTTCGTCGCCGCTGCAACTCGAGGGGCAGTAGCTGTAATAGATGGTAACGTGATGGCGATAAATCCAGGAGAAGAGGCGAAAATGCAGATGTTTATttggaacaatattttcttctcaCTTGGATTCGACGTTAGAGACCATTACAAAGAACTCGGCGGTGATGCTGCCGCTTTTGTCGCGCCTCGTAACGATTTACAAGGTGTCAGGGTTTACGCTGCAGTCGATTTACCCGGTCTTTACACTCTTGGTACCGTTGTAATCGACTATAG AGGATATCGTGTCACCGCTCAGTCGATCATCCCAGGAATCTTGGAGCGTGAGCAGGAGCAATCTGTTGTTTATGGTTCTATAGATTTCGGAAAAACGGTTCTAACGCATCCTAAGTATCTCGAACTT TTGAACAAAGCCGGCCAGCAATTAAAGATCCTCCCCCATAAAGTTATCAACGACGCTGGAGAAGAAATCGAGCTTTGCAGCAGCGTAGAATGCAAGGGTATCATTGGAAATGATTCTCGACATTACGTGCTCGATCTATTACGGACTTTCCCTCCTGACGTCAATTTccttaaat TGGAAGGTGTCGAGCTGACCAAAGAAGCTAGGGCATTAGGCTTTCCAATTGAACACAAACATAGATTAGCTTGTCTTCGCCAGGAATTAATCGACTCCTTCGTCGAGGCTAGATATATTCAATTCATTAAACACACCGCCCTTAATTTGCAGCAAATTACGTCTGTAAAAATAGtgcagaaagaaaaagaaactactGCTAAG gaagataaaaaagaagaaacgaatgcCATCGCGATGGATAGCAACAAAGAAGATTCTACTCAATCCCTCATCGAAGCAGACgaagcaaagaaaattgtagagAGCATTACCGACTCTATTACTGGTGGAGAGAAACAAGAAT tGGAGGAAAGTACGAAAGAAATCGTTCGAAGAGCAGCGTCAGCGGTGGGTAGTTTACGAGAAGCTGAATTCGATGTCAGGTTTAATCCAGATGTATTTTCACCGGGTGTGCGACATCCAGATTCAAACGGTCCTGCCTTGAAGAGACAAAAGCAATTGGTCCAGGATGCTGCTGACTTTTTATTGACCGCACAGATTCCTACATTT ATTCGTGAATGTTTGGATCACACAGCTGCAGCAATGGACGGCAGTACATTAGTAGAAGCTTTGCACGGCAGAGGCATCAATGTACGGTACTTGGGTAAATTAGCAGCTATGCTGGCTGCGGTACCGCAATTGCAATATCTCAACCGGATTGCTGTTTCGGAACTTGTCTTACGCTCGGCAAAACACATTTTTACATTCTACATGCAGGGCACAGAACTGATGAGTCTTTCTGCTGCGATTAGTCATTTCTTGAATTGCTTATTGTCGTCTGCACAAATCATTCATCCACAGCAAAATTTAGAAGAGCTTCAGAGTAAAACCGCAAAGCGAcgcaataaaagaaaaggaaggaaTAATGGTCCGCAACAGTCAGAGGTGGAGTGGGCATCCTTAACGCCTAAATCTCTGTGGCAACAAATTAAAGCTGATTTGAAAGGCTATTATGATTGGGAAACACCGAGCCCAGAGTCACTAGACGCCACAATAGACCACTTTAATCTGCAAAAGATCTCTTTGCTTCGTGGTTTTTGTATAAAGACTGGAATCCAAATACTATTGCGCGAATACAACTTTGAGAATAAGAACAGAGCTACATTCTTCGAGGAAGATATACTCAATATATTCCCTGTGGTGAAGCATATCAATCCCAGAGCCAGCGatgcatataatttctatacaaCGGGTCAAAGTAAAATTCAGCAAGGTTACTTGAAGGACGGCTACGAATTGATCAGTGAAGCATTGAATCTTCTGAACAACGTATACGGTGCAATGCATCCTGAAATCGCACAGTGTCTCCGAATGCTCGCGCGGCTAAATTATATAATGGGCGATCACGGCGAAGCTCTTGCAACTCAACAAAAGGCGGTTCTTATGTCGGAAAGAGTTAACGGGATCGATCATCCATACACTATTACCGAATAC attcATCTCGCGCTGTATTCTTTTGCAAACGGTCAAGTTACCGTATCGCTCAGGTTACTGTATAGAGCACGTTACCTGGCCTTATTAGTTTGCGGGGAAGATCATCCAGAAGTAGCACTCCTCGAT AGTAACATTTCGTTGATACTCCATGCTGTTGGAGAATACGAATTGTCACTCCGCTTCTTGGAGCATGCTTTGGCCCTAAATCTTCGATACCACGGTCCACGGTCGTTAAAGGTCGCCGTCTCTTATCACCTTGTCGCGAGGACTCAATCCTGCATGGGTGATTTTCGCGCAGCTTTAAACAACGAAAAAGAAACCTACGCTATATATAAGCAACAGTTAGGCGAGGATCACGAGAAAACCAAAGAAAGCAGTGACTGTCTTAGACACCTCACGCAACAAGCCGTTGTActgcaaaagaaaatgaacgaaatatACACGGGCAAATCGGGTGTTAGTCTGCCGCCGATTCAGGTGCAACCGCCCAGTATGGGGTCTGTGCTGGACATGCTGAACGTAATCAATGGTATATTGTTCGTTCAAATCAGTCAGCAAGACATCGAGAACTTTAAAGCGGAAATAGAGAAACGGCAGAAGGAACAGACACCCGACGGTGACATCAAGGCGATCCAAAACGagaacaagaaaaatgaaatagagaACAAGAAGGAcgagaaggaaaataaaaaattagagaaaaacATCGAAGCGCAGCAAGTAGAGACGAAAAAGCTGGAAGAAAGCAAAACTACGTTAGAACCGGTGGTAGTCGCAGAGAGCTGA
- the LOC128880791 gene encoding density-regulated protein homolog isoform X1: MSAEEQSNLRLGPDPNVTYPIQVQYCGNCSLPIEYCEYYPEYEKCKQWLERNLPTEFEKVKLVEDNTTEAGGGEDEKKRQKRGGKGMLKTKKKEDVPKLVTVSRAPRGKKKSVTVVTGLSTFDIDLKVAAKFFGSKFACGSSVTGDDEIVIQGDVKDDLFEVIPEKWPQIDEDSIDDLGDQKR, translated from the exons ATGTCGGCAGAGGAACAGTCAAATTTGCGCTTAGGACCCGATCCTAATGTCACTTATCCAATTCAAGTACAGTACTGTGGGAATTGCTCTCTTCCTATCGAG TACTGTGAATATTATccagaatatgaaaaatgtaagcAATGGCTGGAGAGAAACTTGCCGacagaatttgaaaaagttaaactag tagAAGATAATACAACCGAAGCTGGTGGAGGTGAAGACGAAAAGAAACGCCAAAAACGTGGTGGGAAAGGTATGCttaaaacaaagaagaaagaggATGTTCCAAAGTTGGTGACCGTATCTAGAGCACCtagaggaaaaaagaaatccgtCACAGTTGTGACTGGTCTTAGTACCTTTG acaTAGACTTGAAAGTAGCTGCAAAATTTTTTGGTAGCAAATTCGCGTGCGGGTCTAGCGTAACGGGAGATGACGAAATAGTTATACAAGGAGATGTGAAGgatgatttattcgaagtgaTCCCAGAAAAATGGCCTCAG aTCGACGAAGATTCAATAGACGATCTTGGAGATCAAAAAAGATAA
- the LOC128880791 gene encoding density-regulated protein homolog isoform X2, which yields MSAEEQSNLRLGPDPNVTYPIQVQYCGNCSLPIEYCEYYPEYEKCKQWLERNLPTEFEKVKLEDNTTEAGGGEDEKKRQKRGGKGMLKTKKKEDVPKLVTVSRAPRGKKKSVTVVTGLSTFDIDLKVAAKFFGSKFACGSSVTGDDEIVIQGDVKDDLFEVIPEKWPQIDEDSIDDLGDQKR from the exons ATGTCGGCAGAGGAACAGTCAAATTTGCGCTTAGGACCCGATCCTAATGTCACTTATCCAATTCAAGTACAGTACTGTGGGAATTGCTCTCTTCCTATCGAG TACTGTGAATATTATccagaatatgaaaaatgtaagcAATGGCTGGAGAGAAACTTGCCGacagaatttgaaaaagttaaactag AAGATAATACAACCGAAGCTGGTGGAGGTGAAGACGAAAAGAAACGCCAAAAACGTGGTGGGAAAGGTATGCttaaaacaaagaagaaagaggATGTTCCAAAGTTGGTGACCGTATCTAGAGCACCtagaggaaaaaagaaatccgtCACAGTTGTGACTGGTCTTAGTACCTTTG acaTAGACTTGAAAGTAGCTGCAAAATTTTTTGGTAGCAAATTCGCGTGCGGGTCTAGCGTAACGGGAGATGACGAAATAGTTATACAAGGAGATGTGAAGgatgatttattcgaagtgaTCCCAGAAAAATGGCCTCAG aTCGACGAAGATTCAATAGACGATCTTGGAGATCAAAAAAGATAA